GTTGGAAGGGGTGGATGATGCCAAGCTGTCTGGACTTCGAATCCTCCTCCCTCGAACGGGAGACGTGTGGCTGACTGCCGCTGCTGCCGCATGAGGTAGAAACTCGAAAGACGTTTTTGCATTGCCGACTGGACAACAAGGACAAGGCGCCCGATCCGTACCCACGACAGCTGGCGGATTTATCAAACTCCCCGACATCATCTACAACACCTAGTAGACACTGATTTTTCATAGAACACCTTTTTAAAaagggataacttcaaaaaaaaaccccgtatttttcaactttctcactttagtactctgtgatttaagttgtatcaatttgcccccatgtggtttcgtttttctttttttttatcaaattttttttttctcaaatcagtaacaaaattaaaattaaaaggtactaaaataaatattcggtaaatctaAATGGATATCTgatatttttttgcatataatttaacgaaatattaagaaaaaagctataaaaaaaataaaaacaaaaccacaaggggggaaattgatacactttaaaccacagggtactaaagtgagaaagtcggaaaccacagggagggtttttgaagttttcccttttaaaAATGCTTCTTTTTAGGatgtatattttaaaattaaagataccACTCATAtattcataaataaatataaattaattattgtaatttatCATTTATTGATGCCCGTGACATTGTGATTCTCGCATCTTAATTTAGTATAATCTTTTGGTTAAAACTtcttaaattattgtaattaggTTTCATAAGTTAATTtagctttattttattttattttatttttctatctccATTCTCAGAGCATTCACAGGAgagaatcaaataaataaaataaaacgacaATTCTCTTTGTCGTTATTTGTGTGTTCCGGCTCGAGTGAAACCTGGTCCATCCCATTTCTCTTTTATGTGTGGGGACCGGACCATATTAATATGAAAAATTCAGTTtttgtaatttcaaataaaGCCTAATACAAATGGAGTCGCAGAATACAACGGCCGAGGGGCCAGAAAAGGTTTAACTTTTGGTTCAAATCTCAATATAACTTAGAAAATgtataaacatataaaatttatcttaacTATCACTCTTGAAAATTGCATCGTATATATTACTATACATCCAAAATACTTATCTGTGTTATTTgccaaaatattacttaaaatatGTTAGTAAGAGAATAACttgttttaaattttgcaatttattTTCCTAACAGAATCAGAAGTTTGCTATTAGTGCTTTTcctttcaaactttaaaattgttattattattattattattttgtgctTCTACTGCAACAGggtcttttaaatttttttgattatcaAACGCAcgatatatataaatagctaAAATGGAAAATAAAAGTAGGCCCAAACATTCCGACAAAATGGTCACTGCTTTTTCTCTTGGGAGTAAAATAATACAAAAGCATTTATCCACATATTAAGCTAATCTACAATTGATTAATTcattgctttttgtttttttttgttttttttttttgggtactaACCCACTCATTCTATTAGATAATTATCTATCTAATTAATTTGTTGGACCTTCTCTTTTACCATGAACATAACATCTTTCACGTGTTCCATATTCCAGCAACTGAGTATGATCCCAAAATTTGGAAAAGATTCTGACGCGGAACACAATGGCCTTGCTTTTCTCGTCCTTTGtgcacaataaaaaaaaaaaaagggaaaagggcaaaaaaaaaaaggggactATTATATAGAATGGAGCACCATGCATCAGCTTTTCGATTGTATACTTATTAGggctattttgtttattattattattattattattagtagtagtagtagtattaGGTGACTCTGTAGGTTAGCAAattattgttatattattttatttcattgaaCACCATTATTTCGTTTTGGTAGAAGCAGGATAACACCCATGCAGTAATGTGGTGTTGTTATTTAGCAGTGCATATTATATACTCTATCGAGCAAAGTGATTCTCacataataatgataataataataataatggtgaTATTAATAGAAGACATGTAGGACCAAAGCAAAAGGTGATAGAGTTAAGAAATGTTGTGGTCATCATAAGCATCATTAGCATGTTTTGAGTAACGAGGGCAAATTGCACGTTTGAGGCCGGCAACACTTTGGTCTTCAAACTCTAATTCGATGTTATTTTTGACTCcaacttctaaaattattacaatcaaatttcacaatccaatttaattagctaaatatTGACGCattgtttatataaaaataatataaatttcaataatGGACGCATTACAAATCACGATATTACTACATTACTTCCATATTAAAGACATATAGCGAACTAAATTAGACTATAAGACTTGATTACCacaattctaaaaatttgaaataaaaataacaataaattaaaatttgaagaccaAAGTATTAGCTACCTTTACGGTTTCAGTATCAAACGGGCAAGAAACTTCGTCCCTGTGGAGagacactgattttttttttttttccgtctccGCCCTGCTTTTCATCTCTCTAGAGgccttgttgcctcacccatgtagccaAGTTCATCtcctgaatgaatgaagcgggtagcatgccacatttttctcaaaaaaaaaaaagtatcaaacGGGCAATTTGCCGAGATAACAATTTAGAGGTTTTGCATCAATCTTTCTTTGAGATTCTCTAGTCAAGCTATTTTGACACCTGCAGTTAGCAAGGTTGCAGTGATACCCAAAATAAACTTCTATGCCCCAAAAGCAACGGatctaatttaaaacttaaataataAGCCGTCCCAAGAATTTTTGACGAAAAGTTTATTACTGCATCTTCAAACAACTCAAATGAAACAACACTAAATTGTCCAGCTAGGCTAAACAGGCCCGACAAAACGCAAGCAAAATTTCATCATCAGTGTTCCTTGGGCAAAGATCAAATGTAGTTGAACAGAAACATAGCAGCAGCTTTCTAGGCTTACGAAATAGTTGATTGATACATTAATGGTTCTTCAAACATTGAAACAGAGGTCACCAGCATCAGTTTCCTAATtagccaaaagaaaacaaacaatCTTAAATGAGTGAGAGTGAGCTATTTCACCAACTCGATCTTCAACTGAAATAATATCACCATTTATTGACTGCAGGCTTAGATATTTTCAGATATCTAtggttaaaacaaaaaaaaaattacagaatgaTGCGTTTTTTCAGGGTTTGATTCACCAAGAATTTGCCCCACAAGTAAAGAGGGGAAACAAATTCACAGAAACAGAAATAAACCTATAAGATTACCCTACTGAGATATTCACAACTAGGAGGACATGAACCTCCTTCAGTTAATGCTCTTGTAGTATTCTAACAAATGTCATGTTCACTCAGGCACAAAGTAAGTTCTTTTGCATGTAAAAGATTTCAAGAGAAATTATCCAAATTAATGtttgagaaaaagaaacttaaaATTATTAGACATGGGTTAATATAGACATACATTAGAAACTGGACAGAAAACCAAATTGTCCAATAAACATTTAATGCCACCAAACAATTGTTACAAATAGGATTATAACAACACACACAAGTATAGTGTACAAACCCACAATGAATGGTGTATGAAGGCTAAAATGTTACCAGTTTCACGCAGCATATGGTTGATGCTGTAACTACAAAGTGAGAGCGGATTGTGGTTTTAAATATAGTGTACAAACCCGCAATGAATGGCATATGAAGGGTAAGTTTTACCAGTTTTATGCAGCATGTGGTTGATGTTGTAACTACAAGTTGAGTACTGATTGTGGTTTTATCCGGTTCAACAACTTTTCAGCCTCTATAAAACCTCTAAACGGTCCCAAAGGCATATATTTTACTTTCCTCCAACTGCAAAGGGATAAGTATTAATATGTTTAATCATTAAGTACTGTGCTACAAGCCTAATGCAAAAGAAAACATTGTTTTACACTTTGAGATATACCTTGGAATGAATGGCAGGGCTAAACAGTGAAGATGCAGATGATTAACACTGTTAAAAGGTGGTTGATGGAAACCAAATCTGCAATGTTGCATAACTAATTCAGTGAAGTAACATTGTAGCATTCAGTAAACAATTAATCTAGAAACACTTCTGGAGAAGAGGAAGTCTACTTGGTTAGTGCCATTCATGCATTTAGACCTTCATTTTAGGGCATAGTCTCATCAAAAAGTAGTATGCTAATATAGTCCCGTGCAGTGGCACGGTGGCACACTGGCCACCAGTAAGCATAGTGTATGCAACTGGCCACCAGTAAGCATAGTGTATGCAACTGGCGATGTGGGGCCAAAAGAGTCCGACTAACAACTTAACCTTCGTGTGTGAAGCTTTGGATCAAATATCTCCAACAGCCACTTCCATTGGCCCACACTTGGAAATATTTATAACAAATCAATCGAACTCTGATGGGCACTTGTATATTACAATAGTGAACTATTTGCTGAGGAAGAAAACCAGATTAACTATTCACGGAAATAAGGACACAAATAATATTTGTGTTTCTTTAGATCATGGAAGATTAAGTGAGAATATACCAATCTAGAGTCCTAAACTACAATTTCTATGCACCTGTATTGCACAGAATCAGGCGCATCCCGCCTTAGAAGATCTTTGCCCACCCTCAACATGTGATTAACTGGAAGGAAGTAAATGTTGCAATTCAATTCAAGCCAGTAGTATCATTGCTAGAATACATCAAGAAAAATATGGCAACATACTCATAATATATAGCGAGCCGAGTACCTAACTGATAATCTTCTGCTGTTCTTTGGAGATGGTTCACAGTTGATATGTGCTCTACAGGTATGACGAGATAATgcctgtcatttaaaaaatcGGTAACGAAATTGTTAACAGTATAATCAGAACCAAAAGAATCTAGAAGTTTGAATTCAGACACTGTCAGTATGATTTAGAGGTCGACAACACAACAAAAACATAGATAAGTCTAAAACATTCCAATGGCAGGCAGTCGAGGTGACAAGAAGCCGGCAAAATTCCTATCGgactatcttttctttttctgatagACAGCTGGTAGATTTACCGAAAACTAATGCCACCACAAAAGTTTAGCTCCAGATGTTGCTAAAAACATATGCATTAACCACATTTTGAAGCATATTATTGCTAAAATTTTTGTGGTTCTTCACACAGAAGATAGATACATAGCTATGAAGCAAATCTAATCTTTCAATAAAAGAATGGTCTTCACAATGCTACAGGCGAAAGTAATGTCTCGACTGATCATATATAAATACTTTTTGGTAACTAAAAACAGTCATGTGTAAGATTAGCACAACAGATGTTTCAAGTCAATCATAGAAAACCACAACAATCAATTGCACAACTTTTCCCGCACTCAGAATGTTCAATTGATGCAGTGATAAAACATCAACTAAATTACGCAAGCCAGAATAGAAAATGAACATACAACAAAATCAAATTCGAGAAAATGTATAAGATCACTCACTCTGAAAgtgatgaaaattaaaatatcaggGAACTTGAAAAGCTAATGACAAAGGACAGAGAggaattataaaattatggatTAGCAGATTAACAACTACAGAGGATAACCTCTTTACTCCTGCTTTAGAACTACGTTGAAAATCCTACACTCGATGTGTAAAAATGCGAAAAATTACAGTAAAATTAGGCAACTGATAACGCCGCTACGGGTTTTATGATCGAAGGGAGCAGATGCGAACACCGCATCATCAAAGTTCCCAATATCATCCTCACGCCCAGGCTCTAATGTTAATTACGGCGCAAAAAAAGTAATCAATCACAACGGTTTACACGTTAAATCTCGCAAACATAGCGAATTATGAAACAGTCCACAGAAGCAGGCATCAAATTCCCCTGTTTTCGTGCCTATCGCAACAAACATCGATATCCAATCCCAACACACCCCAAATTGATGCACTAATACCGCAGCAAAcaaggtgttcgacgaaataCCTGAACGCGGATGGGTTGACATCGGGGAAAGCGACCACTTTCTCATCCTGAATCAACGCgcgaaaagtaaaaaaagatgtTAATTTTGGACCAAATTTGAGGGGGAAAAG
This genomic window from Ananas comosus cultivar F153 linkage group 3, ASM154086v1, whole genome shotgun sequence contains:
- the LOC109707096 gene encoding bifunctional adenosine 5'-phosphosulfate phosphorylase/adenylylsulfatase HINT4; its protein translation is MKHFCFGASKSEAPRSERRRMASAAVDSCIFCPIARGSTSTTLLYADEKVVAFPDVNPSAFRHYLVIPVEHISTVNHLQRTAEDYQLVNHMLRVGKDLLRRDAPDSVQYRFGFHQPPFNSVNHLHLHCLALPFIPSWRKVKYMPLGPFRGFIEAEKLLNRIKPQSVLNL